From a single Oreochromis niloticus isolate F11D_XX linkage group LG3, O_niloticus_UMD_NMBU, whole genome shotgun sequence genomic region:
- the ehbp1l1a gene encoding uncharacterized protein ehbp1l1a isoform X8 has product MTSVWKRLQRVGKKASKFQFAASFQELIIECTNKWQPDKLRVVWIRRSRRHSTKLHSWQPGIQNPYRGLVIWQVPESLDITVTLFKEPTAEEFEDKEWTFVIENETKGCKKVLASADVNMKKYASATPAQYDLTLTLKPLSVKVVEATLKLNLSCIFLREGKATDEDMQSLASLMSIKQNDIGNLDDFNDSDDEVSEERRSNFGTGQMTYVTASASSTERVHDLAWRPVVESGPTVTSETDWKRSSGISSTFSAPSYPLLSLPVPDPSAPSFLLQTHAQPPSTTQPARPSPDAYSLPAFTHSHLPVLPKIFQHTVGSAPQRPQSFHFGSSSTEGLKAQACPSARTEQSGPSFSSVSSSSSSALLSSFPIPPPRPALKACSTSEKLAPPLLESDMGSAHIRPTSLPFSPESASWQTEWRPPKSQVPLAQLAHSPTSLHPFVSDPGQAALLQKKQRLEMPSSSSPPTAQPLDEKPSGGSGYVSFWKPQVTSALETPSPSLHLSSSLSVCEHDAEFKRQLSTLNEEDNQCTAPTASNPGGRASQRSEQVRASERKRDTAFGLDTAKALAGDENMVLLQSTCSIGATKPLFQTQVKNTEQQPQKPPNNNTIQWEELPKMTTENYPADRIILWEELPKVTTEEIRKAPQKDSETMKEMADTHPSFTCASMLSTAGDKMETNRKAGILLPGPTISSTFGFPATSKQTTESLLHNESTWKKSSKEFEIATTELGLHPEGHVYLEIDKNVSQPSARFVQSCVTPETGYKQVNFLETCSRLTNIAGMPSKMPLDDEKQWRVDRKLIWKKQSQIQGILPPSSLDENESEKKEMVSLARSCPRKARNPGFPSVSQYSYAFLPKSPVDINHFGPDVSGSESVVDNRSKISQEEFSALTEKEVLLGEKDGIEKLGVLTPTCPENSSVTDITVIPQSTMVNCGLAKNSILGSCPKISLIEGIPSLLENPFSKNWITDYKPLAVKQAKPNIVMTEYSLDHGEMKVMSTFASICPKEASVPGFPSVFAPTVICNESRMLSLLPSSPTVSSIAGFPSLQKADSKNWNTIHQPLWEKPTEKELVLVMELDKIPKNMNGIVSLAQSCSRNSCIFGFPSVPNPRLYNVADMTDMLSLSYSCPKLSQIAGFPSSYDLKDWIINKEPLFEPRIKEKQMDRESKMKSNERVMKLMVFLVPTCPKVSSIPGFPSVPCPRIHGLNMVNLLPLCPVISTVPGFSSIESHLNVGWPSETDLLMHRPQRNTHLSIIGSPVIIDKPSHMLPLVPSCTRSSLIPGFPTVTKYNILSLLPACPQVSSLPGFASLKVDLKSQWLLDPYTLRKNPKETVFLKDVPNQNAEIMHLMAPACPENSRIPGFQSAPHYNSNIKSRISFVPYCPSASSIKGFASMTPVPSTGWLSETNTILSRPQKKMAEMFVVLTQQDKSDSFNINMIAQVGSCPKKARASGFPSAQITNKSPNMVSLNSSAPCVSCIPGFPSARRHSAESMNIQTVATFNKILLKNLHNKRNSIAEFPAKQDHKQDEIKNMAAMAPSCPKLTQIPGFPSILQLNPIAKTMPVPPATKKQNLQELPHAESYLKDTGNPGVSFASGSRPSTELSYEEKLKIGAKQNIDVNVDNRESQIERTAGEEDLTVKKPLERSELVGILGWELLEAEGTITEKKGESSLSEKEKDISGLVGAIVGVFHKGYETVASILGPSNSALAEVDHQPKPLSSLDATMTPSDEFFQVFTNCTTPIEGRFEASLGHTTEHTEERLLTGKVAVHTPVCTEGLLPRQQTEVEQDEVRVVLSSCQLEKGPEQISMEENNATSQKPTSNETLTDATKDREVNLDVVLEEASRDQNVSSDGPQGDSSVPQQGRKPKRRKVQDPPQKECDSENAVPKRPLRKKDSLTRDHKPKFKGVSVKCLPEVVPVESLNKDANAEVISTQPATYPSPLKTTDNIIPKPELCEKTGTISIIKKIHLPSTETDKRITPQNVNVTVTNSDKPVHFDKAAVGDRQELSQPAITCDASIDALNIKTPQKSEDAPVTAETESLTQTTYSIPKPCMNIHSSGTFSDTERASKAYNGEQAHSAKHGNPSHISSTAKELSVVEHNKDLPLLSPVYQAEVVAGVHLRKSRLTNEENVQAEDNNSSESPVKLSCLPVPKPRVKKRLSDFFPDDTEISDSSAVTNKESKEGPPSLDSSTISELGFVTVHQEYDNTLQLEKEVLAAMQEEFSQSGGDDTEQALGETTEGWTFTEEHVFTDPCEKAVEAVTEQYVEKVQEAKTDRHLASTVASQDDWLHLDDNKESEQMEIDLKKEKRDEELDFGFVSVTAGCSEFRQKETREELSGQPVLMPRNKKRLSCSSLDEGKSQVVALEQDRKPTTSASQELFHFNLTTTIDKSQELPKDVKDKIVDLQLSDEVITVCVVYSEMEEI; this is encoded by the exons TGACCTCAGAGACTGATTGGAAAAGGTCTTCTGGCATTTCTTCCACCTTTTCAGCACCATCGTATCCTCTCCTGTCACTGCCAGTCCCTGATCCATCTGCTCCATCGTTCTTATTGCAAACCCACGCACAACCGCCAAGCACTACCCAGCCAGCTCGGCCCTCTCCCGATGCCTACTCATTGCCAGCCTTTACACACTCTCACCTTCCTGTACTCCCCAAAATCTTCCAGCACACTGTTGGATCAG CTCCTCAAAGGCCCCAAAGCTTCCATTTTGGCTCCTCTTCAACTGAAGGCTTGAAGGCCCAAG ccTGTCCTAGTGCACGTACAGAGCAGAGTGGTCcttctttttcctctgtttcctcctcatcaTCCTCAGCTCTACTCAGCTCTTTCCCTATACCTCCACCACGTCCTGCTCTCAAAGCCTGCTCCACCTCTGAAAAGCTTGCCCCACCTCTGCTAGAGTCTGATATGGGGTCTGCCCATATCAGACCTACAAGTCTCCCGTTTTCCCCAGAGTCAG CTTCCTGGCAGACTGAATGGAGGCCTCCTAAATCTCAGGTCCCTCTAGCACAGCTTGCCCACTCTCCCACGTCTCTGCATCCCTTTGTCAGTGATCCTGGACAAGCTGCACTTCTGCAGAAAAAGCAGAGACTAGAGATGCCAT CTTCATCTTCTCCGCCCACTGCTCAGCCTTTAGATGAGAAACCCAGCGGAGGGTCTGGATATGTTTCTTTTTGGAAACCTCAGGTCACATCTGCATTAGAGACCCCCTCACCTTCTCTGCATCTTTCCTCTTCTCTTTCAGTCTGTGAACATGATGCAG AGTTCAAAAGACAGCTGAGCACTCTGAATGAAGAGGATAACCAGTGCACGGCACCCACAG CCTCTAACCCTGGAGGCCGAGCCAGCCAAAGGTCAGAGCAGGTCAGAGCttcagagaggaaaagagataCAGCGTTTGGACTGGACACTGCCAAAGCATTAGCGGG TGATGAAAACATGGTTTTACTTCAGTCCACATGTTCGATTGGCGCTACAAAACCACTATTCCAAACCCAAgttaaaaacactgaacagcaACCACAAAAACCTCCAAATAATAACACCATTCAATGGGAAGAGCTACCAAAAATGACTACAGAAAATTATCCTGCAGACAGGATCATTCTGTGGGAAGAGCTACCAAAGGTGACTACAGAGGAAATTAGAAAAGCACCACAGAAAGACAGTGAGACGATGAAAGAAATGGCTGACACGCACCCATCGTTCACCTGTGCATCCATGTTGAGCACTGCTGGGGATAAAATGGAGACAAATAGAAAAGCTGGGATACTGTTGCCTGGCCCAACCATCAGCAGCACATTTGGATTTCCTGCTACTTCTAAACAAACAACTGAATCCCTTTTGCACAATGAATCTACTTGGAAAAAGTCATCAAAAGAATTTGAAATTGCAACCACAGAACTTGGTCTTCACCCAGAAGGACACGTATATCTAGAAATAGATAAAAACGTTTCCCAGCCTAGTGCACGATTTGTGCAAAGTTGTGTGACGCCTGAAACTGGCTATAAACAGGTTAATTTTTTGGAAACCTGTTCCAGATTGACAAACATTGCTGGCATGCCATCCAAAATGCCACTAGATGATGAAAAACAGTGGCGTGTTGATCGAAAGCTAATCTGGAAGAAACAATCTCAAATACAGGGAATATTACCACCATCTTCATTAGATGAGAATGAAAGTGAGAAGAAGGAAATGGTTTCACTGGCACGCTCTTGCCCCAGGAAGGCTAGAAATCCAGGATTCCCATCTGTATCTCAATACAGTTATGCTTTTCTTCCAAAAAGTCCAGTGGATATAAATCACTTTGGTCCAGATGTATCTGGCTCAGAATCTGTTGTTGACAACAGATCAAAGATATCACAAGAAGAATTTAGTGCCTTGACTGAAAAAGAAGTGTTACTAGGAGAGAAGGATGGAATTGAAAAACTGGGAGTTTTGACGCCAACATGTCCAGAGAATTCCTCAGTAACAGACATCACCGTGATTCCACAATCTACTATGGTAAATTGTGGATTGgctaaaaacagcattttaggTTCTTGTCCAAAAATCTCTCTAATTGAAGGCATTCCCTCATTATTGGAGAATCCTTTCAGTAAAAATTGGATAACAGATTATAAACCTTTAgctgtaaaacaagcaaaacccAACATAGTAATGACTGAATATAGCCTTGACCATGGTGAAATGAAGGTAATGTCAACTTTTGCCTCGATTTGTCCAAAAGAAGCTTCTGTCCCAGGATTTCCATCTGTTTTTGCACCGACAGTAATCTGTAATGAGTCTAGAATGCTCAGTCTCCTTCCATCTTCCCCCACTGTCTCCAGTATAGCTGGTTTTCCATCATTGCAGAAAGCTGACAGCAAAAACTGGAACACCATTCATCAGCCATTGTGGGAGAAGCCGACTGAAAAGGAGCTCGTGTTAGTAATGGAGCTCGATAAAATACCTAAAAACATGAATGGAATTGTTTCTCTTGCACAAAGTTGCTCAAGGAATTCGTGCATCTTTGGGTTTCCCTCTGTGCCAAATCCCAGATTGTATAATGTTGCAGATATGACAGATATGCTCAGTCTTTCATACTCATGCCCCAAACTGTCACAAATAGCCGGATTTCCATCATCTTAtgatttaaaagactggataATAAACAAGGAACCACTGTTTGAAccaagaataaaagaaaagcagatGGACAGAGAGAGCAAAATGAAAAGCAATGAGAGAGTAATGAAATTGATGGTTTTCCTTGTACCAACTTGTCCCAAAGTTTCAAGTATTCCTGGTTTCCCATCTGTTCCATGTCCCAGAATTCATGGCCTGAATATGGTCAACCTCCTTCCTTTGTGTCCAGTAATTTCTACTGTACCTGGATTTTCATCAATTGAATCACATCTGAACGTGGGATGGCCATCTGAAACGGATTTATTGATGCACAGACCACAAAGGAATACTCATCTTAGCATAATCGGCTCACCAGTGATCATAGACAAACCAAGCCACATGCTTCCTTTAGTTCCATCTTGTACAAGATCATCATTGATTCCAGGCTTTCCTACTGTCACTAAATACAATATCCTAAGTCTCCTACCTGCTTGCCCGCAAGTATCAAGTTTGCCAGGGTTTGCCTCACTCAAGGTGGACTTAAAATCCCAGTGGCTTTTAGATCCATATACTTTGCGTAAAAATCCAAAGGAGACAGTTTTTCTTAAAGATGTTCCAAATCAAAATGCAGAGATTATGCATTTAATGGCCCCAGCTTGCCCAGAAAACTCCAGAATCCCTGGATTCCAGTCTGCACCCCATTACAATTCCAACATTAAATCCAGAATAAGTTTTGTACCTTATTGCCCCAGTGCTTCAAGTATCAAGGGATTTGCATCCATGACTCCAGTACCAAGCACAGGTTGGCTAAGtgaaacaaacacaattttGTCAAGGCCTCAgaagaaaatggcagaaatgTTTGTGGTACTTACACAACAGGACAAGTCGGATTCCTTCAACATAAATATGATAGCACAAGTGGGATCTTGCCCCAAAAAAGCCAGAGCATCCGGTTTTCCGTCTGCTCAAATTACAAACAAATCACCAAATATGGTCAGCCTCAACTCTTCTGCTCCATGTGTTTCATGCATCCCAGGTTTTCCATCAGCCAGAAGGCATAGTGCTGAATCTATGAACATACAAACCGTGGCCACATTCAACAAGATCTTGTTGAAAAACCTACACAATAAAAGAAATAGCATTGCAGAGTTTCCTGCAAAACAAGACCATAAACAAGATGAAATTAAGAACATGGCAGCAATGGCTCCATCGTGTCCAAAACTCACTCAAATTCCTGGGTTCCCCAGTATTTTGCAATTGAATCCAATTGCAAAAACAATGCCTGTGCCACCTGCAACTAAGAAGCAGAACTTGCAAGAATTACCTCATGCAGAGTCATATCTCAAAGACACAGGAAATCCTGGTGTTTCCTTTGCATCTGGTAGCCGTCCAAGCACAGAACTTTCATATG agGAGAAACTTAAAATTGGTGCCAAGCAAAACATAGATGTTAATGTAGATAATAG AGAATCTCAAATAGAGAGGACAGCAGGAGAGGAAGACCTAACGGTGAAGAAACCATTGGAAAGATCTGAGCTGGTGGGAATCTTAGGTTGGGAACTATTGGAAGCTGaaggaacaataacagaaaaaaaaggagaatcCTCTCTatcagaaaaggaaaaagatatCTCTGGATTAGTGGGTGCTATTGTGGGTGTTTTCCACAAAGG TTACGAAACTGTAGCATCAATCTTGGGGCCATCAAACTCTGCATTAGCTGAAGTTGATCACCAACCCAAGCCTCTCTCTTCTTTGGATGCAACAATGACCCCTTCGGATGAGTTTTTTCAAGTCTTTACAAATTGCACCACTCCCATCGAGGGCAGGTTTGAGGCTTCTCTCGGCCATACCACGGAGCATACAGAGGAAAGATTACTCACAGGGAAGGTTGCTGTTCATACACCAGTGTGCACTGAAGGTTTACTTCCAAGGCAGCAGACTGAGGTAGAACAGGATGAGGTTAGAGTGGTGTTGTCTTCTTGTCAGCTGGAAAAAGG cccTGAACAAATAAGCATGGAAGAAAATAATGCTACCTCCCAGAAGCCCACATCAAATGAGACACTAACAGATGCCACTAAAGATAGAGAAGTCAACTTGGATGTTGTCTTGGAAGAAGCCTCACGTGATCAAAACGTTAGTTCAGATGGACCACAAGGTGACAGTTCAGTACCGCAGCAAGGGAGGAagccaaaaagaagaaaagttcAAGACCCGCCACAGAAAGAGTGTGACAGTGAAAACGCAGTTCCTAAACGTCCTCTTAGAAAGAAAGATAGTTTAACCCGAGACCACAAACCAAAATTTAAGGGTGTATCTGTCAAGTGCCTTCCTGAAGTTGTCCCAGTGGAGTCATTAAACAAGGATGCTAATGCAGAAGTAATATCTACACAACCTGCCACCTACCCAAGCCCACTCAAAACAACTGACAATATCATCCCAAAGCCAGAGCTTTGTGAGAAAACTGGCACTATTTCAATCATTAAGAAGATACATCTTCCTTCAACTGAGACTGACAAGAGAATTACGCCACAGAATGTAAATGTTACAGTTACGAATTCTGATAAACCAGTCCACTTTGATAAAGCAGCAGTTGGTGATAGGCAAGAACTAAGTCAACCAGCAATAACTTGTGATGCATCTATTGATGCACTTAATATTAAAACTCCTCAGAAGTCAGAGGATGCACCCGTGACTGCAGAAACTGAAAGCTTAACACAAACAACTTATTCTATCCCAAAGCCTTGTATGAATATACATTCCAGTGGCACTTTTTCAGATACAGAGAGAGCCTCTAAAGCTTATAATGGAGAACAGGCACATTCAGCAAAGCATGGTAACCCTTCACACATTTCTTCAACAGCTAAAGAACTGTCAGTGGTGGAACATAATAAAGaccttcctcttctttccccAGTTTACCAAGCAGAAGTAGTGGCTGGTGTACACTTAAGGAAAAGCAGATTAACCAATGAGGAAAATGTTCAAGCAGAGGATAATAATTCTTCAGAATCGCCAGTGAAACTCTCATGTTTGCCAGTGCCGAAACCAAGAGTAAAGAAACGTCTTAGTGATTTTTTCCCAGACGACACTGAAATCTCAGATAGTTCAGCTGTCACCAACAAGGAATCAAAGGAAGGCCCACCATCACTGGATTCAAGTACGATATCTGAATTAGGTTTTGTGACAGTTCATCAAGAATATGACAATACATTACAATTGGAAAAGGAAGTTCTAGCAGCAATGCAAGAAGAGTTTAGTCAGTCAGGTGGAGATGATACAGAGCAGGCTCTCGGTGAGACCACTGAAGGCTGGACTTTTACAGAGGAACACGTTTTTACAGATCCCTGTGAGAAGGCTGTAGAGGCGGTAACTGAACAGTATGTAGAGAAAGTCCAGGAAGCAAAGACCGATAGGCACCTTGCAAGTACTGTTGCTTCTCAGGATGACTGGCTGCATCTAGACGATAATAAAGAGAGTGAACAAATGGAAATTGAcctaaaaaaggaaaagagagatGAAGAGTTGGACTTTGGCTTTGTGTCTGTCACTGCAGGTTGTTCAGAGTTCAG GCAAAAGGAAACACGAGAAGAATTATCAGGTCAGCCTGTACTGATGCCTCGTAATAAGAAGCGTTTGAGTTGTTCTTCCTTAGATGAAGGCAAGTCACAAGTTGTTGCCCTTGAGCAGGACAGGAAACCAACAACATCTGCATCTCAGGAG CTCTTCCACTTCAACCTCACCACCACGATAGACAAGTCCCAAGAGCTGCCAAAAGATGTCAAGGACAAGATTGTAGACCTGCAGCTTAGTGATGAGGTGATAACGGTTTGTGTGGtttattcagaaatggaagaaatataa